One region of Callithrix jacchus isolate 240 chromosome 16, calJac240_pri, whole genome shotgun sequence genomic DNA includes:
- the TIGD5 gene encoding tigger transposable element-derived protein 5 produces the protein MYPAGPPACPVPRRSRRPPLGLPAPAPAPASAARPPPPAPGSRPRMAVKMAFRKAYSIKDKLQAIERVKGGERQASVCRDFGVPGGTLRGWLKDEPKLRWFLEQLGGEVGTQRKKMRLANEEEIDRAVYAWFLALRQHGVPLSGPLIQAQAEAFARQIYGPECTFKASHGWFWRWQKRHGISSQRFYGEAGPPAPGPAPGPPVKEEPALPPGACPLPDRAPAQPPPAEGGYGDEQIYNANVTGLYWKLLPEQAAPPGAGDPGTGGCGRRWRGDRVTVLLAANLTGSHKLKPLVIGRLPDPPSLRHHNQDKFPASYRYSPDAWLSRPLLRGWFFEEFVPGVKRYLRRSCLQQKAVLLVAHPPSPNPVSSMPALEESEETPMRCRPEPLGPPEELQTPDGAVRVLFLSKGSSRAHIPAPLEQGVVAAFKQLYKRELLRLAVSCASGSPLDFMRSFMLKDMLYLAGLSWDLVQAGSIERCWLLGLRAAFEPRPSEDSAGQPAQAEEAAEHSRVLSDLTHLAALAYKCLAPEEVAEWLHLDDDGGLPEGCREEVGPALPPAAPPAPGSLSSAIGGGEEEEEATEYGGASVPTAGEAIRGLETALRWLESQDSREVGPLRLVQLRSLISMARRLGGIGNTPAGPFDSV, from the coding sequence ATGTATCCTGCGGGCCCTCCGGCCTGCCCGGTCCCGCGCCGCAGCCGCCGGCCCCCGCTCGGGCTCCCCGCGCCCGCCCCGGCTCCCGCCTCCGCCGCGCGGCCGCCGCCCCCTGCGCCCGGTTCGCGGCCCCGCATGGCCGTGAAGATGGCCTTCCGCAAGGCCTACTCCATCAAGGACAAGCTGCAGGCCATCGAGCGCGTCAAGGGCGGCGAGCGGCAGGCCAGCGTGTGCCGCGACTTCGGCGTGCCCGGCGGGACGCTGCGCGGCTGGCTCAAGGACGAGCCCAAGCTGCGCTGGTTCCTGGAGCAGCTGGGCGGCGAGGTGGGCACACAGCGCAAGAAGATGCGGCTGGCCAACGAGGAGGAGATCGACCGCGCCGTGTACGCCTGGTTCCTGGCGCTGCGCCAGCACGGCGTGCCGCTGTCGGGGCCGCTCATCCAGGCGCAGGCCGAGGCCTTCGCGCGCCAGATCTACGGGCCTGAGTGCACCTTCAAGGCCAGCCACGGCTGGTTCTGGCGCTGGCAGAAGCGCCACGGCATCTCCAGCCAGCGCTTCTACGGCGAGGCCGGGCCCCCAGCTCCGGGCCCCGCGCCTGGACCCCCGGTCAAGGAGGAGCCCGCGCTGCCTCCCGGCGCCTGCCCGCTGCCCGACCGCGCCCCGGCCCAGCCGCCCCCCGCGGAGGGCGGCTACGGCGACGAGCAGATCTACAACGCCAACGTCACCGGCCTCTACTGGAAGCTGCTTCCGGAGCAGGCTGCGCCCCCGGGCGCAGGGGACCCCGGGACTGGGGGCTGCGGCCGACGCTGGCGGGGTGACCGCGTGACGGTGCTGCTGGCCGCCAACCTGACCGGTAGCCACAAGCTGAAGCCGCTGGTCATCGGGCGGCTGCCGGACCCGCCCAGCCTGCGCCACCACAACCAGGACAAGTTCCCAGCCTCCTACCGCTACAGCCCCGACGCCTGGCTCAGCCGGCCTCTGCTGCGGGGCTGGTTCTTTGAGGAATTTGTCCCGGGCGTCAAGCGCTATCTGCGCCGAAGCTGCCTGCAGCAGAAGGCCGTGCTGCTGGTGGCCCACCCGCCGTCCCCAAACCCCGTCTCCAGTATGCCCGCCCTGGAGGAGAGCGAGGAGACCCCCATGCGGTGCAGGCCGGAGCCTCTCGGTCCCCCGGAGGAGCTGCAGACCCCGGATGGCGCTGTGCGCGTGCTGTTCCTGTCCAAAGGCAGCAGCCGGGCACACATACCTGCACCGCTGGAGCAGGGCGTGGTGGCCGCCTTCAAGCAGCTGTACAAGCGTGAGCTGCTGCGGTTGGCTGTGTCCTGCGCCAGCGGCTCCCCGCTGGACTTCATGCGCAGCTTCATGCTCAAGGACATGCTCTACCTGGCCGGCCTCTCCTGGGACCTGGTGCAGGCGGGCAGCATCGAGCGCTGCTGGCTGCTGGGCCTGCGGGCCGCCTTTGAGCCCAGGCCCTCAGAAGACAGTGCTGGGCAGCCAGCACAAGCGGAAGAAGCTGCCGAGCACAGCAGGGTGCTCAGCGACCTCACTCATCTGGCAGCTCTGGCCTACAAGTGCCTGGCTCCCGAGGAGGTTGCAGAGTGGCTGCACCTGGATGATGATGGAGGTCTGCCCGAGGGCTGCAGAGAGGAGGTgggcccagccctgccccctgCAGCCCCTCCAGCCCCAGGCAGCCTGTCCTCTGCCAttgggggtggagaggaggaggaggaggccaccGAGTATGGAGGGGCCTCAGTGCCTACTGCCGGGGAGGCCATTCGAGGGCTAGAGACAGCTCTGCGGTGGCTGGAGAGCCAGGACTCCAGAGAAGTGGGGCCACTAAGGCTGGTGCAGCTGCGCTCACTCATCAGCATGGCGCGGAGGCTGGGGGGCATTGGGAACACTCCAGCAGGACCCTTTGACAGTGTGTGA